Proteins encoded in a region of the Panicum hallii strain FIL2 chromosome 3, PHallii_v3.1, whole genome shotgun sequence genome:
- the LOC112885619 gene encoding LOW QUALITY PROTEIN: ankyrin repeat, PH and SEC7 domain containing protein secG-like (The sequence of the model RefSeq protein was modified relative to this genomic sequence to represent the inferred CDS: inserted 1 base in 1 codon) yields MAINFATHEKLKLRLLKKVASEMDLREAKDPNGSTVLYLAAAKGHLEVCRFLVEESGLDVNCSDADGMTPIFRAAAAGEVGVXRYLLDHGGDPAMPDVMRFTPLHIAAENGHHEAAALLLSRGVDADPLNSRLVTPLHVAAGKGHDQTLKLLLEHGADPNRIFLSVMSPLLLACNARSFKCMELLVAIGYFVYRVQVMELMRRSEEMKRLRREINYKGATDAFAEALKLDPATNEIKAALREATEAMRCAACSEEQNP; encoded by the exons ATGGCAATTAATTTCGCGACTCATGAAAAGTTG AAACTCCGCCTCCTCAAGA AAGTGGCGAGCGAGATGGACCTGCGGGAAGCAAAGGACCCCAACGGGAGCACCGTGCTGTACCTCGCCGCGGCGAAGGGTCACCTGGAGGTCTGCAGGTTCCTGGTGGAGGAATCAGGGCTCGATGTCAACTGCTCCGACGCGGACG GCATGACGCCGAtcttccgcgccgccgccgcgggagagGTGGGCG TGAGGTACCTCCTCGACCACGGCGGCGACCCAGCGATGCCCGACGTCATGCGCTTCACGCCGCTGCACATTGCGGCGGAGAACG GGCACCACGAGGCTGCAGCACTGCTGCTGTCCAGGGGAGTTGATGCGGATCCCCTCAACAGCCGTCTTGTGACGCCGCTGCATGTGGCTGCAGGGAAGGGCCATGATCAGACTCTGAAACTTCTGCTGGAGCACGGAGCTGAT CCCAACAGGATTTTCCTTAGTGTCATGTCACCGCTCCTGTTGGCATGCAATGCACGCTCCTTCAAATGCATGGAGCTATTGGTTGCG ATTGGATATTTTGTTTATAGGGTGCAGGTTATGGAGCTGATGCGAAGATCCGAGGAAATGAAGCGTTTGCGAAGGGAGATT AACTACAAAGGAGCAACTGATGCATTCGCGGAAGCACTGAAGCTTGACCCTGCAACTAATGAGATCAAGGCAGCGTTAAG GGAGGCCactgaagctatgaggtgcgcTGCTTGCTCTGAAGAACAGAACCCTTAA